The Campylobacter concisus genome segment ATTTAGAAATTTCAGCTCTATTTGCTTCTTTCTTTTGCGCGACAAATTCCAAAATAGGTAGCATCATATCTTTATAGCTTGGCAACATTTTATATCCTTAAATGAAGCAAATTTTTGAAATTATATAAATTTTTTGGCTTAAAAGCTATAATCAAAACATGAGATGTCTTGGCCTAACAAATTTTCTTTTAGAAAATATTAGCTTATTTGTAAATACCTTTGCTACGATATTTGCGCTAATTTTTTGTTTTGTTTCTGGTGTTGGAATCGTCTTTATATTTATCGCATTTCCACTTGGTTATATAATGGGCGCACTCTTATCAATCCCATTTTTGATATTTTTATTTTTCTTATTTGTATCTATTGATATCTTTTTATGCCTTTTGGCATCTATTTGCAATCTTTTTTAATAAATTTAGAAGTAAATTTGGGGCTTTTGCAGCCCCTTTGCTACTTTATAGCAGCCATTTTTCTACGCATATAAGCTATGCGACTTTGAAGTGGTAAGTGTTTAGGGCAGTTGTCTTCACAGCCTAGCAAAGTCATACAGCCAAATACGCCGTCATCGTCGCCGATAAGCTCGTAAAAGTCCTCATCGGTTCGTTTATCAAGCGCGTCGATTTTAAACCTAGCTACGCGGTTAAGTCCGACCGCACCGATGAAATCAGGCCTCATGATAGCCGTACCGCACGCAGCCACGCAGATACCGCACTCGATGCAGCGGTCAAGCTCAAATACTTCCTGCGCTACTTCAGGCTCAACCTTTTCCTCAAGCTTAGAGATATCGGTCTCGTGATCGGTGTGTATCCAGCTCTCCACACGCCTACTCATCGCATTCATCCAGTTGCCAGTGTCTACGCTTAAGTCTTTTAGTAACTTAAATACTGGCAAAGGCATAAGCTCAATTACTCCGCTTTCAAAATCCTTAGTAAGAGTTCTACAAGCTAATCTTGGCTTACCATTTACAAGCATGCCACAACTTCCACAAATTCCAGCACGACAAACAAAGTCAAAGCTAAGATCTGGGTCAAATTTCTCGCGAATCATATTTAACGCGATAAATAACGTCATACCATCAGTCTCTTCTAGCTCGTAGGTCGCAAAATGTGGTTTTGAAATTTTGCTTAACGGATTATATTTAAATGCTTTTATGGTTATTTTTCTACTCATATCCTATTCCTGCTCTTTCGTTTGGTGCTTTATATTTTGGTTGAAGATCGTAGTGCATTAAAGCCTCTTGAATTTCTTGTCTACTCTTACCTTCAGCTTGCATTTTCTCACGAATTTCATCGACCTCTTTTTGGCGGATGGCACTATCTGGATGCTCAATAATATTACCTTTCGCACCATAGCCTCTAAATGCTGGTGGCATTTCCATTTTCATAATATCAAGTGGCTCATACACGATAGTCGGTAGCGTATCGCCCTCTTTCCAGCTAGTTAGAGTTCTGTTTAGCCAGTTTAGGTCGTCGCGTTTCGGATAGTCTTCGCGGCAGTGCGCTCCGCGGCTTTCTGTGCGATCAAGCGCGCCTTTTGCGATACAAAGGGCTAGTTTTAGCATCTTCGGTACGCGGTAGGCCTCCTCGAGCTCAGGGTTGCCAAATAGTGCTTTGTTTGTGACTTTGACATCCAAAGATTGCTTATAAAGCTCTTCAAGCTCTTTAACCGCAATTTCTAGGCCTTTTCCTGTTCTAAAGATCGCAACGTGTTCCCACATGATATCTTTCATTTTGTTTTTGATATCAAAGACATTAAACTTACCTTCTTTGCTAACAAGGCTATTTAGGTAATCTTCTTGTTTTTTTACAAATTTCTCAATATCGGCTGTGTTTATCTCTATCTCGTGGCTAGCACAATAATCAGCAAAATAATCTCCAACGATCATGCCGGCTACGACCGTTTCTGAAACGGAGTTGCCGCCTAGGCGGTTAAATCCGTGCATATCCCAGCAAGCAGCCTCGCCGGCGCTAAATAGACCCGCTAGCGTCGGGCTCTCGCCGGTAGGCTTTGTCTTGATGCCGCCCATAGAGTAGTGCTGCATAGGCAATATCGGCGCCCAGCCTTTACCGCGTTGGCGACCGTTTTCGTCGGTATATACTTCGGTGTCGGCAGGGTCGATGCCGTTAAAGATTTCGCAAATTTCTTGAACGTCGCGTAAGTTTTTCTCGATATGCTCGCGTCCTAGGATAGAAATATCTAGCCAAACGTGATATCCGTATGGGCTAGGTACGCCCTTGCCTGCGCGGATATGCTCCATGATACGGCGGCTTACGACGTCGCGGCTAGCTAGTTCTTTTTTCTCAGGCTCATAATCAGGCATAAAGCGATATCCGTCTACGTCGCGTAAAATTCCGCCGTCGCCGCGGCAACCTTCCGTTAGCAAGATACCGCTTGGAACGATCGGAGTCGGGTGAAACTGAACAGCTTCCATGTTGCCAAGCTGAGCTACGCCAGTCTCAAGAGCAATGGCTGCGCCGATACCCTCGCAAACTACGGCGTTTGTAGTGTGTTTATAAACCCTGCCGTAGCCGCCAGTGGCGATTAGCGTACCTTTTGCAACGTATGCCGTGATCTCGCCGTTAACTAGATCGCGAACGATCGCGCCGTAACAGCGGTTGTTTGCGTGGATTAGCGCGATAGCTTCTTTTCTATCGTGAATTTCGACGTTGTGTTTTAGAGCCTCGTTTGCTACGGCAAAAAGCATAGTGTGACCTGTGGCGTCGGCCGTAAAGCATGTTCTCCATTTTTTAGTTCCGCCAAAGTCGCGAGAGTGGATGAGTCCGTGGACCTCTTCTTTTTCTACGATAGTCGTTTTTTGAGCGTTGATGATAGCGCTTCTTTCGCCTTTTGTTATACGAGTCCAAGGCACGCCCCAAGCAGCTAGCTCGCGGATCGCCTTAGGCGCGGTTTGACAAAACATACGCGCGACTTGCTGATCGCAGCCCCAGTCGCTACCTTTTACCGTATCGGCAAAGTGTACGTCCTCGTTGTCGCCTTCGCTCATTTTTGAATTTCCCAAAGAGGCTTGCATACCGCCTTGCGCAGCCGCAGAGTGCGAGCGTTTTACAGGTATTAGACTTAAAACAACGGTGCTTAAGCCCTTTTCTCCAGCAGCCACAGCAGCTCTAAGACCAGCTAGACCACCACCAATTACCAATGCATCATAATATTTTACATTCATCTTCTAGCTCCTTTTTAATGGCTGATCCACACGAAATCGGCGATTAGCGCAATTATAGCAAGTATGCCATAAACGGCAAATACAATTGTTTTTGCCTTATTTCTTTTGGCAAACATTTCGTGCTTATTTGCACCATCAATGCTTATCCATTTGACATACAAGCGGTACATACCGATACTAGCGTGAACGACCATAAAAACAAGTAGTGCGAAGTAGAAAATTTCTAGTTGATGAAATGCAGCCGCTGATTTGTCGGCAGTAATATGTCCGCCAAAGACTATATCCACTAGATGTGCGCTGGCTGCGAAAAATAGAGCAAAACCGGTTAAAAACTGAAACCACCAAAGCGTAGTATCAAGGTGCTTCATGCGGTCTTTGTGGCCTCTAAACATTAGATATTGTCTGTAGTTTGCTGGAAATTTTCTCATAGCTAAAAATGCATGAGCGATAAAAATGGCAAATATTACCGCGGCAATAACGTTAGTAATCCACCAAGTAGCCTCGCCGAATAAAAATTTAGCCTCCGCAAACCCTACGACAGCGTTAAATGCGTCTTTGCCAAGTAGTATAGTAGAAGTAAAAACCATATGGCACAATATAAAACAGGCCAAAATAAACCCTGTAATACTTTGCCATCTATCCCAAGCGGCTGGAGTGCGACTTTTTTTGTCGTCCGACCGTTTTCCCAAAAAACCTTCTATAAGCCCGGTCATGAGCCCTCCTAAGAAATTTGAAATAAATTATCATTTCTTAATACTAATTTAAATATTAGTATTAATTGATAAAGCTAATGCTAGCAGATTTTTACTTTAATATTTTTTAAACACTTATATTAGAGCTTTAAAAATTTTTTATAAAGCAAGGCATAAATAAAAATTCCAAAACCACACATGATAAGTGATAAAATTTGACCCATTGAAAGATCAAAAATAATAAATCCAAGCCCTGAATCAGGCTCTCTAAAAAATTCACAAATAAATCTTGCAAAAGTGTATAAAATAGCATAAAGCGCGATCAGCTCGCCATTAAAATTCTTAAATTTCCTATATAAAAATAAAATAATAAAAATAACTAAACCTTCTAAGAATGCCTCATAAAGTTGGCTAGGATGCCTTGGCTGGCCAAAAACATTTATTGCCCAAGGCACATCTGTAACTCGCCCAAAAAGCTCTTGATTTAAGAAATTTCCGACCCTGCCAAATGTATAGCCAAAAGGTATGCAAACTGCACAAAGATCAAGTAGCTGCCATAAATTTTGTTTATACTTTTTGCAAAATAGATATGTCGCAATCAAAAAGCCAACTACTGCTCCGTGGTAACTCATGCCACGAATTCCTATAAATTCGCCGTTATGAAATGGATTAAAAATTTGCCAAGGTTGCGTCAAGTAGTAGCTTACTTCGCCTGAATAGACTAAAACCCAGCCAAGCCTAGCGCCTAAAATAACGCCTATTTCAACCCAGAAAAAGTAATTATCCAAAAGCTGATTTGAGATTGGGATTTTATCTTTTTTAACGAGATACTTTGCCATGGCAAGTGCCAAAACAAGGGCTAAGATATACATAAGCCCATACCAGTGCACGCTAAAGCCAAAGACGCTAAAGGCGACTGGGTTAAAGTGGTTATAAATGTCGTTCCAAATTTCCATTTTTACTTTCTTTTTAATTTTTTGAGATTTTACAATGATTTAGCTTTGATGAGCGAATAAGCTCTTGCCACTAAGTGCAAGGGCTAAAAATTTAAATTCGCTTGCTTCAAATTCTTTGCAAAATTTAAATAGCTCGGCAAACTCAGCTTCATTTAAATTTATGCTCCAAATCGCTCCAGTATCATTAAATTCTCTTTCAAACTCGCTTAAATTTTTAGTGGCAAAATAGTGCTCAAAGCGGCTCATTAATGAAAATGGTGTAAAAAATTTAATCTCATCTTTTATCTCAAATTTCATCACGCCACCATCTTTTATGGCTTCGTTTATAGCTTCATTTACAGCCCCTGAGTAGGCTCTTACAAGCCCTCCAGTGCCAAGCTTTATCCCGCCAAAGTAACGAACTATCAAGACCCCAACGTTTATAAGTTCAGCGCCCCTTAGCGCGTTTAGGCTTGGCTGACCGCTAGTGCCCTTTGGCTCGCCGTCATCACTTTGATTTTCGACTATTTGTCCGTATTTGTTTAGCTCCCTTGTCGCCCAAACTACGTGAACAGCCTTAAAATGCTCTTCTTTTAGGCGTTCATGCAAACTTTTAAATTCGCTTATCGGGCATAAAAATGCTAAAAAATTTGATTTTTTTATGTCGAGTTGAGCTTTAAAAATTCTATCAATCGTCTGCAAATTTGCTCTTTTCTTTAAATTTTAAAATATTATCATTTTGCTAATTAAAGCCTTGTAAATT includes the following:
- a CDS encoding fumarate reductase flavoprotein subunit, which produces MNVKYYDALVIGGGLAGLRAAVAAGEKGLSTVVLSLIPVKRSHSAAAQGGMQASLGNSKMSEGDNEDVHFADTVKGSDWGCDQQVARMFCQTAPKAIRELAAWGVPWTRITKGERSAIINAQKTTIVEKEEVHGLIHSRDFGGTKKWRTCFTADATGHTMLFAVANEALKHNVEIHDRKEAIALIHANNRCYGAIVRDLVNGEITAYVAKGTLIATGGYGRVYKHTTNAVVCEGIGAAIALETGVAQLGNMEAVQFHPTPIVPSGILLTEGCRGDGGILRDVDGYRFMPDYEPEKKELASRDVVSRRIMEHIRAGKGVPSPYGYHVWLDISILGREHIEKNLRDVQEICEIFNGIDPADTEVYTDENGRQRGKGWAPILPMQHYSMGGIKTKPTGESPTLAGLFSAGEAACWDMHGFNRLGGNSVSETVVAGMIVGDYFADYCASHEIEINTADIEKFVKKQEDYLNSLVSKEGKFNVFDIKNKMKDIMWEHVAIFRTGKGLEIAVKELEELYKQSLDVKVTNKALFGNPELEEAYRVPKMLKLALCIAKGALDRTESRGAHCREDYPKRDDLNWLNRTLTSWKEGDTLPTIVYEPLDIMKMEMPPAFRGYGAKGNIIEHPDSAIRQKEVDEIREKMQAEGKSRQEIQEALMHYDLQPKYKAPNERAGIGYE
- a CDS encoding fumarate reductase cytochrome b subunit, whose translation is MTGLIEGFLGKRSDDKKSRTPAAWDRWQSITGFILACFILCHMVFTSTILLGKDAFNAVVGFAEAKFLFGEATWWITNVIAAVIFAIFIAHAFLAMRKFPANYRQYLMFRGHKDRMKHLDTTLWWFQFLTGFALFFAASAHLVDIVFGGHITADKSAAAFHQLEIFYFALLVFMVVHASIGMYRLYVKWISIDGANKHEMFAKRNKAKTIVFAVYGILAIIALIADFVWISH
- the lgt gene encoding prolipoprotein diacylglyceryl transferase → MEIWNDIYNHFNPVAFSVFGFSVHWYGLMYILALVLALAMAKYLVKKDKIPISNQLLDNYFFWVEIGVILGARLGWVLVYSGEVSYYLTQPWQIFNPFHNGEFIGIRGMSYHGAVVGFLIATYLFCKKYKQNLWQLLDLCAVCIPFGYTFGRVGNFLNQELFGRVTDVPWAINVFGQPRHPSQLYEAFLEGLVIFIILFLYRKFKNFNGELIALYAILYTFARFICEFFREPDSGLGFIIFDLSMGQILSLIMCGFGIFIYALLYKKFLKL
- a CDS encoding fumarate reductase iron-sulfur subunit; the encoded protein is MSRKITIKAFKYNPLSKISKPHFATYELEETDGMTLFIALNMIREKFDPDLSFDFVCRAGICGSCGMLVNGKPRLACRTLTKDFESGVIELMPLPVFKLLKDLSVDTGNWMNAMSRRVESWIHTDHETDISKLEEKVEPEVAQEVFELDRCIECGICVAACGTAIMRPDFIGAVGLNRVARFKIDALDKRTDEDFYELIGDDDGVFGCMTLLGCEDNCPKHLPLQSRIAYMRRKMAAIK
- a CDS encoding IMPACT family protein; protein product: MQTIDRIFKAQLDIKKSNFLAFLCPISEFKSLHERLKEEHFKAVHVVWATRELNKYGQIVENQSDDGEPKGTSGQPSLNALRGAELINVGVLIVRYFGGIKLGTGGLVRAYSGAVNEAINEAIKDGGVMKFEIKDEIKFFTPFSLMSRFEHYFATKNLSEFEREFNDTGAIWSINLNEAEFAELFKFCKEFEASEFKFLALALSGKSLFAHQS